A DNA window from Arachis duranensis cultivar V14167 chromosome 3, aradu.V14167.gnm2.J7QH, whole genome shotgun sequence contains the following coding sequences:
- the LOC107481657 gene encoding urease accessory protein G: MAASNSTMASGVEHSHDHDHDHHHDDSGSNSWVGKDGRVYHSHDGLAPHSHEPIYSPGYFSRRAPPLSDRDFNERAFTVGIGGPVGTGKTALMLALCEHLRDNYSLAAVTNDIFTKEDGEFLVKHKALPEERIRAVETGGCPHAAIREDISINLGPLEELSNLYKADILLCESGGDNLAANFSRELADYIIYIIDVSGGDKIPRKGGPGITQADLLVINKTDLAAAIGADLAVMEKDALRMRDGGPFVFAQVKHKVGVQDIVNHVLQAWERATGKKRH, translated from the exons ATGGCAGCATCGAATTCAACTATGGCTTCAGGGGTTGAGCATAGCCATGACCATGACCATGACCACCACCACGACGACTCAGGTAGTAATTCATGGGTAGGAAAAGATGGGAGGGTGTACCATAGCCACGATGGACTCGCACCGCATTCTCACGAACCCATATACTCACCTGGCTACTTCAGCAGACGAGCTCCACCTCTTTCCGACAGAGACTTCAATGAAAGAGCCTTCACTGTTGGTATTGGTGGACCCGTCGGCACCGG GAAAACAGCATTAATGTTGGCACTCTGTGAACATCTTCGAGATAACTACAGTCTTGCTGCT GTGACAAATGATAtattcactaaagaagatggtGAGTTCTTGGTGAAACACAAAGCTCTTCCTGAGGAAAGGATACGTGCTGTAGAAACTGGGGGCTGCCCGCATGCCGCGATTAGGGAGGACATCAGTATTAATCTTGGACCATTGGAAGAGCTTTCAAACTTATACAAAGCAGATATACTTCTGTGTGAATCTGGAGGAG ATAATCTGGCTGCCAATTTCAGCAGGGAACTGGCTGACTATATCATTTACATAATAGATGTATCTGGTGGCGATAAAATTCCTCGGAAAGGTGGTCCTGGAATCACACAGGCTGATCTCCTT GTGATAAACAAGACTGACCTTGCAGCAGCTATTGGAGCTGATTTGGCAGTCATGGAAAAGGATGCTCTTCGGATGAGAGATGGGGGGCCATTTGTCTTTGCACAG